A single region of the Silene latifolia isolate original U9 population chromosome 8, ASM4854445v1, whole genome shotgun sequence genome encodes:
- the LOC141595094 gene encoding uncharacterized protein LOC141595094 gives MKGGGQKNSGKLFMMNKHAAEEDAQVITGTFLVNNTPAYVLFNSRDTHSFISRGLALSMGLGEYESVKDNVVIRSGESMSCGRLFKEVSMVIGEINLPVNLFEFPMGGFEVIVGMDWLEEIPGLPPKRDINFSVELKSGTRSISKAPYRMAPKELEELKK, from the exons ATGAAGGGTGGAGGTCAAAAGAatagtggcaagttgttcatgatgaaCAAACatgcagctgaggaggatgcgcaagtcatcactggtacttttctcgTTAATAATACGCCGGCCTATGTTTTATTTAATTCGAGGGATACACATTCTTTTATATCTAGGGGACTTGCCTTGTCTATGGGATTGGGGGAGTATGAATCTGTAAAAGATAATGTTGTCATACGGTCGGGGGAGTCgatgtcttgtgggaggttgtttaaagAAGTGTCTATGGTTATTGGGGAAATTAACCTTCCGGTTAATTTGTTTGAGTTTCCTATGGgtgggtttgaggtcatcgtcgggatggactggttgg AAGAGATTCCAGGGTTACCGCCAAAGAGGGACATCAATTTTAGTGTGGAGTTGAAGTCGGGAACGAGATCCATATCTAAGGCTCCGTACCGGATGGCACCGAAAGaactggaagagttgaagaaataG
- the LOC141595095 gene encoding uncharacterized protein LOC141595095: MRVSELMREDGLGWDTGRIAQLLLPFERDRVMNLRMSPNRQRDIWYWGRERDGIYTVRSAYNLIAGDVSDMASSEALATKSNIAARIGGECSSYLFCSSFIESSLHLFRDCGVAKWVWEELGIEYGTNGEGGEIRDWVEQVWKEMSATECGVGIEVHTTAGRRRREIGDGRDSDNAEGWKVAGDGYVKINVDARVKEGEGVGTGIVCRDGRGEVAWGLSVVWDESWEAHEAEAMAVLDGLEEAARRGVLKVEVESDSLIVIEALRTQKQGRSIFFHIIDDIVALVSHFQSVRWLHTNRLNNCIAHALAHLVPRVVGRFVWSSVLPSTANAAVLFDRSLIK, encoded by the exons ATGCGTGTTAGTGAGCTCATGCGAGAGGACGGACTGGGATGGGATACGGGGAGGATTGCTCAGCTTCTCTTGCCCTTCGAACGTGACCGCGTTATGAATTTACGAATGAGCCCGAATAGGCAAAGGGATATTTGGTACTGGGGAAGGGAACGGGATGGGATCTATACAGTTCGAAGTGCGTATAATCTAATTGCCGGGGATGTGAGTGATATGGCTAGCTC TGAAGCGCTAGCCACGAAATCAAACATCGCTGCCCGGATAGGAGGTGAATGCTCTTCTTATcttttttgttcatcttttattgaGTCGAGTCTTCATTTATTTCGAGATTGTGGGGTGGCAAAATGGGTATGGGAGGAGCTGGGCATTGAGTATGGAACGAATGGTGAAGGTGGTGAGATTCGGGATTGGGTGGAGCAGGTGTGGAAGGAGATGAGTGCAACGGAGTGTG GCGTTGGGATCGAGGTGCATACAACAGCGGGAAGGAGGAGACGTGAAATAGGCGATGGAAGGGACTCGGATAATGCGGAGGGGTGGAAGGTGGCGGGAGATGGCTATGTAAAGATTAATGTGGATGCAAGGGTGAAGGAGGGGGAGGGAGTTGGGACGGGGATTGTTTGCCGTGATGGACGAGGAGAGGTGGCTTGGGGCTTGTCTGTTGTTTGGGACGAGAGTTGGGAGGCTCATGAAGCGGAAGCTATGGCTGTGCTCGATGGGTTGGAGGAAGCTGCTCGTAGAGGAGTGCTGAAGGTGGAAGTGGAGAGTGATAGCCTGATCGTGATCGAGGCTCTGCGAACTCAAAAACAAGGACGCAGTATATTTTTTCATATTATCGATGACATCGTTGCTTTAGTTTCTCATTTTCAGTCAGTTAGATGGTTACATACAAATCGTCTTAACAATTGTATTGCTCATGCTTTAGCACATTTAGTTCCTAGAGTAGTTGGTAGATTTGTTTGGTCGTCTGTTTTGCCATCGACGGCTAACGCTGCTGTTTTGTTTGATCGTTCTTTAATAAAGTAA